Proteins encoded together in one Ammospiza nelsoni isolate bAmmNel1 chromosome Z, bAmmNel1.pri, whole genome shotgun sequence window:
- the NXNL2 gene encoding nucleoredoxin-like protein 2: MVDVFSGRLLVSKDGRSVDPEEALQNKVVGLYFSAGWCSPCRDFTPVLCDFYTELLEESEPPAPFEVVFISSDHSAEEMLGYMRAMHGDWLALPFHDPYKHDLKKKYNITAIPKLVIVKQTGEVITDKGRKQIRDKGLSCFRNWLEGADIFQNFSS, translated from the exons ATGGTGGATGTGTTCAGCGGGCGGCTCCTGGTCAGCAAGGACGGCCGCAGCGTGGACCCCGAAGAGGCCCTGCAGAACAAAGTCGTGGGCTTGTACTTCTCCGCCGGCTGGTGCTCGCCGTGCCGCGACTTCACCCCCGTCCTCTGCGACTTCTACACGGAGCTACTGGAGGAGAGCGAGCCGCCCGCCCCCTTCGAGGTCGTCTTCATCTCCTCCGACCACAGCGCCGAGGAGATGCTGGGCTACATGCGCGCCATGCACGGGGACTGGCTGGCGCTGCCCTTCCACGACCCCTACAAGCA TGATCTGAAGAAGAAATACAACATAACAGCAATTCCTAAACTGGTGATTGTGAAACAAACGGGCGAAGTCATTACTGACAAGGGAAGAAAGCAGATTAGAGACAAAGGGCTGTCCTGTTTCCGGAACTGGCTTGAGGGTGCAGATATCTTTCAGAATTTTTCTAGCTAA